In a single window of the Methanofollis ethanolicus genome:
- a CDS encoding coiled-coil domain-containing protein produces the protein MANPKKDFKLRCCIGISVTFDDHNFKILRIADISTNEWGKKGRVNTIGTIYTNPDNGHMLIPIKLEENSNQWGHDNVGIWMWKENANSEFYDAAPYSHHPKPPCKYNYYELIFLQNPETSPGSLRHRRLVMDSEDALAQMLENGIVVPDTFSENLLVVYDCDEEHYFCVEITRATSCLRYNELLFVTDRRSLDRYRIIRADVIDSFDPVYTNSIPDNSSDLTRRFIYKKMKFGQQDKLDPLILHNDSTRFAGYFYRIASRLNYSEGEKKLVNKIVTEALSNPELQPQFILSPEVKQRLELQTDIINAYLNTDDKVEEFVRGVIENVPKINEEYVDKIQRIANQELFEQKEALEREVSDLKNIIDEINSEILVINAEKTAETDALKSLKKTVESEGERLRSEQECHIKQELHRYKEDLKKIADEGIVAFKKEQMQAIAKEGEQFRADQQNTIQKDLESLREETRKIQKDIDSLEVSKKQLEKDISEKKQIQEKFSQLEQKKQDLEKINDQLKTYCEQKLRSIQHNPGNFLGDLALFKGVIPSEDYEKISVASSPNSDLLVQPAKDCHGSEPIESENIKDLIDDLKNNLQNIGTDNKYAEILAKLIAGAYVTRTPLLLTGCKANLMANAISVTLHSQTPEVISVPTGYNNYSSLLNTVKKSRGNIVLLQNVIGSIDEYCYTHLAKDILDENPEKYILFSLDFSENMRILPPSALGYMVLINSEDMITSIAANALYPGICTVTIERSSKGFQDLYQRAVKISKGLNTTNGYNLTRTAILSDFIETDDEKDEENVEGVLLLELASYCKLLGTTKELNQRLENLSRKDLKEIIVGLLGGE, from the coding sequence ATGGCAAATCCAAAAAAAGATTTCAAATTACGTTGCTGTATCGGGATTTCGGTGACATTTGACGACCATAATTTCAAAATCTTGAGGATAGCAGACATTTCCACAAATGAGTGGGGTAAAAAAGGTCGAGTAAATACCATAGGTACGATCTACACCAATCCAGACAACGGGCACATGCTCATACCGATTAAGTTAGAGGAAAATTCTAATCAATGGGGGCATGACAATGTAGGCATCTGGATGTGGAAAGAAAATGCCAACTCTGAGTTTTATGACGCAGCCCCCTATTCACATCATCCTAAACCCCCTTGCAAATATAATTATTACGAGTTAATCTTCTTGCAGAATCCTGAAACTTCGCCAGGATCCCTACGACATAGGAGACTGGTGATGGATTCTGAGGATGCACTCGCACAGATGTTGGAGAATGGTATTGTTGTCCCGGATACATTTTCAGAAAACCTCCTCGTAGTCTATGACTGCGATGAAGAACATTACTTCTGTGTTGAAATAACGAGAGCAACATCCTGTCTACGGTATAATGAGTTGCTATTTGTAACCGACAGAAGGTCATTGGATCGATATAGAATCATAAGAGCAGACGTTATTGATTCTTTTGATCCAGTATACACAAATTCAATCCCAGATAACAGTTCAGACCTGACTCGAAGGTTCATCTACAAAAAAATGAAATTCGGTCAGCAGGATAAGTTAGATCCTCTTATCCTCCATAATGATTCAACTCGTTTTGCAGGATATTTTTACCGCATCGCATCTCGCTTGAATTACTCAGAGGGTGAGAAGAAACTCGTGAACAAAATTGTCACCGAGGCCCTATCAAATCCAGAATTACAGCCACAATTTATACTGTCTCCAGAAGTAAAGCAAAGGTTAGAGTTACAAACTGACATAATAAATGCATATCTCAATACTGACGATAAAGTTGAGGAGTTTGTAAGAGGGGTTATTGAAAACGTCCCGAAGATCAACGAAGAATACGTTGATAAAATACAACGTATCGCAAATCAAGAATTATTTGAGCAGAAAGAGGCTTTAGAGAGAGAAGTTAGCGACCTAAAGAACATAATCGATGAAATCAATAGTGAAATACTTGTAATAAATGCGGAAAAAACAGCTGAAACGGATGCATTAAAATCACTCAAGAAAACAGTTGAATCAGAAGGGGAAAGACTCAGATCAGAGCAAGAATGCCACATAAAACAGGAACTCCACAGGTACAAAGAAGATCTAAAAAAGATTGCCGATGAGGGAATTGTTGCATTTAAAAAAGAACAAATGCAGGCGATCGCCAAAGAGGGCGAACAGTTTAGAGCGGATCAACAGAACACTATCCAGAAAGATCTTGAGTCACTCCGTGAGGAAACTCGCAAAATCCAGAAGGACATAGACTCATTAGAAGTATCAAAGAAACAACTTGAGAAAGATATTTCAGAAAAAAAACAGATTCAAGAAAAATTCTCGCAACTGGAACAAAAGAAGCAAGATTTAGAAAAAATAAATGACCAGTTAAAAACCTATTGTGAGCAGAAACTTAGGAGCATCCAGCATAATCCAGGGAACTTCCTCGGCGATTTGGCGCTGTTTAAAGGGGTAATTCCATCAGAGGATTACGAAAAAATAAGTGTTGCCTCCTCGCCAAATTCAGATCTTTTAGTGCAGCCGGCAAAAGATTGTCACGGATCAGAACCGATCGAGAGTGAGAATATAAAAGATCTAATCGATGATCTGAAGAACAATCTTCAGAACATTGGAACTGACAATAAATATGCTGAGATCTTAGCTAAGCTCATTGCTGGAGCATATGTGACAAGAACTCCTCTCCTCCTTACAGGATGTAAGGCAAATCTCATGGCTAATGCCATTTCAGTTACACTCCACTCACAAACACCTGAGGTTATTTCTGTTCCAACTGGTTACAACAACTATTCTTCACTGTTAAACACTGTGAAAAAGAGTAGAGGAAATATTGTTCTTCTTCAAAATGTCATCGGTTCCATTGACGAATATTGTTATACGCATCTCGCAAAGGACATTCTTGATGAAAACCCCGAAAAATACATCCTGTTTTCACTTGATTTCTCAGAAAACATGCGAATACTTCCGCCAAGTGCCCTAGGATATATGGTCCTCATCAATTCAGAAGATATGATAACCTCCATTGCAGCCAATGCCTTGTATCCTGGGATTTGTACAGTAACTATCGAAAGAAGTTCAAAGGGATTTCAGGATTTGTATCAGAGAGCAGTTAAGATTTCAAAAGGACTGAATACAACAAATGGGTACAATCTGACTAGAACTGCAATACTCTCTGATTTTATCGAAACAGATGACGAAAAAGATGAAGAAAACGTGGAGGGGGTACTTCTTCTGGAGCTTGCATCATATTGCAAATTGTTAGGGACTACAAAAGAACTAAACCAAAGACTAGAGAATCTTAGCAGAAAAGACCTCAAAGAGATCATAGTGGGACTCCTTGGAGGAGAATAA
- a CDS encoding competence protein CoiA family protein produces MDYAIWKRHSGHEELVYAKNFVNNHHLSNSRLLFCPACGEPVILASGEERTYFRHCPNNPKNYTCPNYSDSVYAVQYQRQQEERKLRQRPKRIYILKMGGNFGLFLGFPPLEEKTVLAARNEKLIVRIINPNNAELKENRILSNQLIPGETTYLQLKWIYDYYSLEYSESPVGHDIIKMWGEDLSGLPEEGALFRYSKNYARCISNNGEINTDKYYYFATAFGIPDDTEDFLEYEPVGELEGDSYGFESKWMVYRVQFTKVTEEAIEFADNLGVTLVEWHPPLIPLWPPHVQVGKRQIYSKPATVLNQAQTDTFYYQDTDGQSRRLKKIPTKAAGLLLCHSVRGPTHVKSSDGSYEAHLTCEYPEEIFQYFFPKITLDYAKKTLENGDSFSLKGRANLSFKSDCKCDIYHYSEKQLKSVYWNEQTILAFPNLSEGDNICVLHGLDAIHQVSIPKHIQPKGRYAVKKDEETYQELILMRGTFISTPVKVKYILDHLEKYPKVSSYLSQTLRSGKIPQKAYDHLISEFYQEIEK; encoded by the coding sequence GTGGATTATGCAATATGGAAGAGGCATTCTGGACATGAAGAGTTAGTCTACGCCAAAAATTTTGTAAATAACCACCATTTATCCAATAGCAGGCTTTTATTTTGCCCTGCGTGTGGAGAACCAGTAATATTAGCAAGTGGAGAGGAAAGAACCTATTTTAGACACTGCCCCAATAATCCAAAAAATTACACCTGCCCCAACTATTCAGATAGCGTATATGCGGTTCAATATCAGAGGCAACAAGAGGAACGCAAATTAAGGCAACGTCCAAAACGGATCTATATTTTGAAGATGGGTGGAAACTTCGGGCTTTTTCTTGGTTTTCCTCCATTGGAAGAGAAGACTGTTTTAGCTGCCAGAAATGAAAAACTCATAGTACGAATCATTAATCCTAATAATGCAGAACTTAAAGAGAACAGAATCCTCTCTAATCAATTAATTCCAGGAGAAACAACTTACCTCCAGTTAAAGTGGATATATGATTATTACTCTCTCGAATACAGCGAATCACCAGTCGGTCACGACATAATTAAAATGTGGGGGGAGGATCTATCAGGACTTCCAGAAGAGGGGGCACTGTTTAGATACAGTAAAAATTATGCTCGTTGTATATCAAACAACGGAGAGATAAACACAGACAAATATTACTATTTTGCAACAGCCTTTGGAATACCAGATGACACTGAAGACTTTCTCGAATACGAGCCAGTAGGGGAATTAGAAGGAGATTCATATGGCTTCGAATCAAAATGGATGGTCTACCGAGTGCAGTTTACCAAAGTTACCGAAGAGGCCATAGAATTTGCAGACAACTTAGGAGTCACGCTTGTCGAGTGGCATCCCCCCCTAATCCCCCTCTGGCCTCCTCATGTGCAGGTTGGAAAGAGGCAAATTTACAGTAAACCAGCGACCGTCCTCAACCAGGCACAAACAGACACATTCTATTATCAGGATACGGATGGACAATCTCGCAGACTTAAAAAAATACCAACTAAAGCAGCAGGATTGTTGTTATGCCACTCTGTCAGGGGTCCAACACACGTCAAATCCTCTGATGGATCATATGAGGCTCACCTCACATGCGAATATCCGGAAGAAATATTTCAGTACTTCTTTCCAAAAATAACACTTGATTACGCAAAAAAAACACTTGAAAATGGAGACTCCTTCTCCCTCAAGGGTAGAGCAAACTTATCCTTCAAGTCAGACTGTAAATGTGACATTTATCATTACTCAGAAAAACAACTAAAAAGTGTTTACTGGAATGAACAGACTATTCTTGCATTTCCAAACCTCTCCGAAGGAGATAATATTTGCGTACTTCATGGACTTGACGCGATACATCAGGTAAGCATTCCCAAACACATCCAGCCAAAGGGAAGATACGCGGTAAAGAAAGACGAAGAAACGTATCAGGAACTCATTCTAATGAGAGGTACGTTTATATCGACCCCCGTGAAAGTGAAATATATTCTGGACCATCTTGAAAAGTATCCTAAAGTCAGTAGTTATCTCAGCCAGACATTACGATCTGGTAAAATACCACAGAAGGCGTACGACCATCTTATTTCTGAATTCTATCAGGAGATTGAAAAGTAA
- a CDS encoding nucleoside deaminase, which translates to MDEFMQAAIEEARQGRAEGGIPIGSVLVIDGTIVGRGHNRRVQKDSAILHAEMDCLENAGRLKPEDYRRTVLYSTLSPCDMCSGTVLLYKIPRVVIGENRTFQGPEEYLRTRGVDVVVLDDEECVSLMSDFIAANPDLWNEDIGEE; encoded by the coding sequence ATGGACGAATTCATGCAGGCCGCCATCGAAGAGGCCAGACAGGGACGTGCCGAGGGCGGGATCCCCATCGGCTCGGTGCTGGTGATCGACGGCACAATCGTCGGCCGGGGACACAACCGCAGGGTGCAGAAGGACAGCGCCATTTTACACGCCGAGATGGACTGCCTGGAGAACGCGGGCCGGCTCAAGCCGGAGGATTACCGCCGGACGGTGCTGTACTCGACTCTTTCCCCCTGCGACATGTGCAGCGGGACGGTCCTCCTCTACAAAATACCCAGGGTCGTGATCGGCGAAAACCGGACCTTCCAGGGACCGGAGGAGTATCTCCGAACCCGGGGCGTCGACGTGGTCGTCCTGGACGACGAGGAGTGCGTGAGCCTGATGTCCGATTTCATCGCCGCGAATCCTGATCTGTGGAACGAGGATATCGGGGAGGAGTAG
- a CDS encoding putative immunity protein, translating into MKKYRREDQISMATWAADCAERVLPFFEEAYPEDDRPRNAIETCRRWASTGVFRMAEIRGASLAAHAAAREAKENDAACFAARAAGQAVATAHVPQHAYGAAYYALKAVAAAGGDVAGEREWQSGRLPERLREEMMGRIVVQGVSVTLKKGEGF; encoded by the coding sequence GTGAAAAAATACCGCAGGGAAGATCAGATCTCGATGGCGACCTGGGCTGCGGACTGCGCTGAAAGGGTGCTTCCGTTTTTTGAGGAGGCGTATCCGGAGGACGACCGCCCGCGCAATGCCATCGAAACGTGCCGGCGATGGGCCAGTACGGGTGTGTTCAGGATGGCCGAGATCCGCGGCGCTTCTCTTGCCGCTCATGCCGCCGCCCGCGAAGCGAAAGAAAATGACGCAGCCTGTTTTGCCGCACGTGCCGCGGGCCAGGCGGTGGCGACTGCTCATGTCCCGCAGCACGCCTACGGGGCGGCGTACTATGCCCTGAAAGCCGTCGCGGCAGCCGGGGGCGACGTTGCCGGGGAACGGGAGTGGCAGTCGGGGAGGCTCCCTGAGCGGTTGCGGGAGGAGATGATGGGCAGGATCGTTGTGCAGGGGGTCTCGGTCACATTGAAGAAGGGGGAGGGGTTTTGA
- a CDS encoding alpha/beta hydrolase, with translation MELLEEAGAAPSRTSIRTESQIGSKTNSKSKPNRNYGKKYFQIQGIPAILWGSRSNKLYLYIHGQAGRKEEAEAFAQIACHYAWQVLSIDLPEHGERKRETDSFDPWHVVPELLSVMDYIKGQWTHISLFANSIGAWFSILSFENEHLEKSLFVSPILDMNQLISTMMLRANVSETQLERQRSIPTSSGQTFSWEYFLYAQNHPITQWKVPTAILYGEHDKLTDRTVVEKFVQRFHCNLTIMKNGEHWFHTPEQLGILNNWIKTCLRE, from the coding sequence ATGGAACTCCTCGAAGAGGCAGGTGCTGCTCCGTCGCGGACGTCAATTCGTACCGAGAGTCAAATCGGCAGTAAGACTAATTCAAAGAGCAAACCCAACAGGAATTATGGAAAAAAATACTTTCAAATTCAGGGGATCCCGGCAATTCTCTGGGGTTCCCGCTCAAATAAATTATATCTCTACATACATGGACAGGCCGGGCGTAAAGAAGAAGCAGAAGCGTTTGCTCAGATAGCGTGTCATTATGCGTGGCAAGTTTTGAGTATCGACCTGCCCGAACATGGAGAACGCAAAAGAGAAACAGATTCATTTGACCCGTGGCACGTCGTGCCAGAACTCTTGTCTGTTATGGACTATATCAAAGGCCAGTGGACACACATTTCTCTGTTTGCGAACAGCATCGGCGCATGGTTCAGTATATTGAGTTTTGAAAACGAACATCTGGAAAAAAGCCTTTTTGTTTCCCCGATTCTTGATATGAACCAGCTTATTTCCACTATGATGCTCCGGGCAAATGTATCGGAAACACAGCTTGAGCGTCAACGTAGTATCCCCACTTCCTCTGGACAAACTTTTTCGTGGGAATATTTCCTCTATGCTCAAAATCACCCTATTACACAATGGAAGGTTCCAACAGCAATACTGTATGGCGAGCACGACAAACTGACAGATCGCACTGTTGTAGAAAAATTTGTGCAGCGTTTTCATTGCAATCTAACGATTATGAAAAACGGGGAACACTGGTTTCATACCCCCGAACAATTAGGGATCTTAAATAATTGGATCAAAACGTGCCTTCGAGAGTGA
- a CDS encoding flavodoxin family protein yields MENRPLKVLVIMGSPRRANTYHAAERIREILQENAPVDWEYVTLQDVNLEQCRGCYTCFERGEEHCPIKDDSALLEEKMHDADGVIFATPVYGFQVSGLMKVFIDRHSYIFHRPRFFRQKALLLTSAGVMGNKDVLEYLDAVARIWGFEDAARAGITSHATMGPLPAYRVRENEEKLQAVAGAFLAALRMGTRSKPGFFDVMAFHIGRAPCDELGERSPADHAYWTEQGWLQKGRRYFVDVPVNPVYHALGTLAEWYMRRQIRKDLREIGGSDAER; encoded by the coding sequence ATGGAAAACCGGCCCCTCAAGGTCCTGGTCATCATGGGCAGCCCCCGCAGGGCAAACACCTACCACGCAGCCGAACGGATCCGCGAGATCCTCCAGGAGAACGCACCGGTGGACTGGGAGTACGTCACGCTGCAGGACGTCAACCTGGAGCAGTGCCGCGGGTGCTACACCTGCTTCGAGCGGGGAGAGGAGCACTGCCCCATCAAGGACGACTCAGCCCTTCTCGAAGAGAAGATGCATGACGCCGACGGGGTGATCTTCGCCACCCCGGTCTACGGCTTCCAGGTCTCAGGATTGATGAAGGTGTTCATCGACCGCCATTCCTATATCTTCCACCGCCCCCGCTTTTTCCGGCAGAAGGCACTCCTCCTCACCAGCGCCGGCGTGATGGGGAACAAAGACGTGCTGGAGTACCTCGACGCGGTGGCCCGCATATGGGGCTTCGAGGACGCCGCCCGGGCGGGGATCACCTCCCACGCCACCATGGGTCCTCTCCCTGCCTACCGGGTGCGGGAGAACGAAGAGAAGTTGCAGGCGGTGGCAGGGGCCTTTCTCGCCGCACTCCGGATGGGGACGCGCTCAAAACCAGGATTTTTTGACGTGATGGCGTTCCATATCGGGAGGGCCCCCTGCGATGAGTTGGGCGAACGGTCTCCTGCGGATCACGCCTACTGGACCGAGCAGGGGTGGCTCCAGAAGGGAAGACGCTACTTTGTGGATGTGCCGGTCAATCCGGTCTACCATGCCCTGGGCACGCTGGCGGAGTGGTACATGCGGCGGCAGATTCGAAAGGACCTGCGGGAGATCGGGGGATCCGATGCAGAAAGATGA
- a CDS encoding shikimate kinase, translated as MHYHKNIVLIGMPGAGKSTVGVILAKSLGVQFIDTDILIQERTGRMLQEILDEDGPDMFGQIEEETVLSLHPGHAVIATGGSVVCSEDAMAHLKAGGVVVYLEISYDEMAKRLKNITTRGILLLTGQSLREMYDWRVPLYERYADLTVASSGEDLESVVGKVLEVV; from the coding sequence ATGCATTACCACAAAAACATCGTCCTCATCGGCATGCCCGGTGCGGGGAAGAGCACCGTGGGCGTCATCCTTGCAAAATCCCTCGGCGTGCAGTTCATCGATACCGATATCCTGATCCAGGAGCGGACCGGAAGGATGCTGCAGGAGATCCTCGACGAGGACGGGCCGGATATGTTCGGGCAGATCGAGGAGGAGACGGTCCTCTCCCTGCACCCCGGCCATGCGGTGATCGCGACGGGCGGCAGCGTGGTGTGCAGCGAAGATGCGATGGCGCACCTGAAGGCCGGAGGGGTGGTCGTGTACCTCGAGATCTCGTATGACGAGATGGCAAAGAGGCTCAAGAACATCACGACCCGGGGGATACTCCTCCTCACGGGCCAGAGTCTCCGCGAGATGTACGACTGGCGGGTCCCGCTCTACGAGAGGTATGCCGATCTCACCGTTGCGTCTTCGGGTGAGGATCTCGAGTCCGTAGTCGGGAAAGTGCTCGAAGTGGTGTGA